In Ananas comosus cultivar F153 linkage group 14, ASM154086v1, whole genome shotgun sequence, the genomic stretch AAAAATCGTAACTTCGAAGGTTCAAGTACtcatttcaaaatgcactatcGTTTATTGATAGGAGGATCTTTACGTGATTCTTTACGGCATTTTAACAAAAAGCTAGAGCGCAAAGGCGAGAAAGAAGAGGAACTCAATTAAGCATCGAGGCAGAGGAAGCTGCTAGTGTATTTATCAAAGATTAACATGAAGAACGAGAGGAAGAGTGaacagagagagggaggggagggggatGTATGCATATGCAACTACCAGCTTGGAGAGGCCATCGGAGGCGACGccgaaggagaggagagaggtgTAGGCCTCGACGTAGACCCTGCTGCATCTCCGCACGGCGTCGAGTCCCCTTAGAGTGATGTCCCTCTCGTCCCCGAGCCCTAGCCCCACAAGGTACagcatcctctctctctctctctctctctctctctctctctctctctctagagcggcggcggaggggcggcggtcggcggcggaggcgcggcGGCGCCCGCGCTCGAGAGAgggggtgagagggagagggtttggTAGGTATGTAGAGGGATTTAGAgggaagagattttttttttaatctataaaaattGTCCAAACTATTTACTATTTTGATTCCACCTcgaatctttcaaaattttaatttaaatatttaatttttttaatttaaataatttggcAATTCTTCTcataccaaattttaaattaatcatttattttaatacatttGTAGTtgcattaataatataaaatatacaaataaaatttgtttatttagtctttatttataatttttgtagaTGATGTGTGTAtcacatttttatatttaaaaaattatactctgTAATGTCTAAAAAAATATCTTTGAAATCTAGTTGTAATTGTAAATACGATAATGCCAAATTTAGGGATGGATGGTTAATCCgaacaaattaatttaatttttttttaaaaaaatttgatttttgtttttttttttttgcaacgaAATTGAAGTGAACCGGACCGAAGCCACCAAACCGAGTCGTCCGGTCCAGTCCGGTCCGCTTTGGTTCGGACCGGCTCACCATACTCGTCCATAGACTCGTCTCCTTCTCACAGCAAACCCTAACATCACGTGCTTTTTCGTTCCGGTCCCTCTTTTCCCGCTCCGAGACCGAGGGTTTTACTCCCTGGTCCCTACTCGCCTcgtctcctctcctctcctctcctcccacTGAGCTCCTACGGTTAGGGTTTCCTTTAGCTTTCGGAGGATCCATTCCCTCGGCAGAGGAGATGATGTACGGGGAGCGCCCTCCGCAGCCgcagcagccgccgccgccgcagcagcagcagcagggcgGCGGGGATTTCCCCAGGGGCCCGCCTCCCATGCGACAACCCTCGGCGTCCTCCACCAATTACTCCCACCCCGCCCCGACCCCCTATGATGGTACGAGATCCCTACTTTGTTTTGCTTTTGCATGTGTACGTGTAGTGCTCTCTTTGGTTTAGTATCAGCGCGTTGTTGCCGATCTATTAGCGATAGACGACAGTATTAAGTATGTTAATTGAACAAGCATTAATGGTTCTATGAGCTAACGCAGCTGGTTGACACTGAATTAACCATTACTACAGTAATTAGTAGGAAAAGTTACCTTATAGAGGCAAAATGTGATTGAACAATGAAAATCTGGGCCAGAACACTTGTTTAAGCATTAGGAAGAAGTATCAGAGGCATCGAGACAGCGTTAGGATCAAAAAGCAGTTTTTGGATAAAAAAGCGATAAAAAAGCAGTTTATATCAAGGGCACCTTCGTAGAGCCCAATTGGTAACCTAATATCAGCTCACAAATTTCTGAGCACATCAAGGTTCATATGTTAgggaattattattttatttcttattgtCCTATTTTTCTTCTTGCTTACTAATCTCTCTATAAGGTCAATAAACTTGAAGGCTAGCTTCATCAATATTCAATAGCTCCAACACTCTCAGTTACAATAACTCATTTTTCCTGTGTAAAACTAGTCTTTGATTAACTTGATATGTCGATGTTGGTAATCCATTAGTTGCCATATGTAGTTCCTTTGACTAAGGTATGAGGTGGAATGATGATGATCAGACAGCCTTATGAATCGTTGCAACTGTTGATTTCATGAatattgtattttgttttttggtttctcTGTTTGTGTTTGCTGTTGTCAGGTTTCTTTCATTTGGCATCATAGGTTTTCTACATGATTTTTAGTGCAGACTATGTGATGCAGTCATAAAGTAATGCACCTGCACTAATCCATCCATGAGGTTATGGAGAGTGTGTTAGTTTTTTAGCATTGAGATGTCAAATgcaatcttcttttcttttggacATTTCACTTGTTCTGAGTATTCTATTATATCTTGGTATTCATCAAGAATTGTATTTAATTGTACTACCATAGTGTATTTCATCATTTGTTTTCAGTTCATGCGGATAGTTTTGCTGCTAAAAGAATGCGAAAGCTTGTCCAACGGCGAGCCGTAGACTATACCAGTACAGTTGTCCGATATGTGCAGGTAATatgctatttaattttttgatatttgtaaattattaataatatcttCATGATTGCTATTCTGCTTATTATGATTACTCATTTTTCTTGCTTTACCATCTTTCTCCAGTGTGTTTTAAACAAACTCCATCTCATGTCTTAGAAAAGGTTTGCACATTTTGTTTTGCCAAAGGGATTCAATTACTTAACCATGATGTTACTCATTGCTATACTAAACATACCTTGACAACTGCAAAGATCTGTTTGTTTGTAAAGGACTTGTTTGTAGCTTTTTTGcttcattatttttaatttcttactAAAATATGTTTAGTACTTCTTTTTCTATGTTTAGTACTTATCTTCTTGTAGTATATACTTGCAATGTGCTACATTCACCATACACTCTTATAATGCCCTTAAAATCAATATTGGAACTGCCTTTCATTGAGCTAATTTTCACAGGAGTTGTGAGATGTTGATGATTTAATTTCTTATGCAGGCACGAATGTGGCAGCGTGATGCAAGGGACAGGACTGTACTGCAACCTACTCCTGCTGCAGTCATAGATGTTAGTAGTCCAGCCATCTCTCCTTTATCATTAATTTGATTGCATAAGATATGAGCTTCTTAAATTTGATGGCGATGTTAGACCTTTTGCTTACTTGTTGCTATGCCTAATAATGAGGAAAATGAGAGCCTAGGTTATTAAAAATCCCTGTCGCAACCAATTGACAAAatgtttgatttttaaaatatttacctATTATGATTTTCTGAAATTTATCATGGTTGCAGATGTTACCTCCAGTTGCAAATGCTGACAATCCGTCAACAAGCTTTGCTGCTAAATTTGTTCATGTCTCAACGAACAAAAATAAATGTTCCATAAACCGAGTCTTGGTAAGTTAGATGATAGTTATTTTCTTCTTTGTGGTTGGTGATGCAATCATGCTACAGAGATTTGGTTGCAGATTTGGTTGCATTTTGTGATAGGATTTTACCCTTTGTGCTGCCTTTCTGATATATTTAGCAATTATTATTTGCGAACCTCTAAACAGAAAATGGTAAGACTTGTATGTGGCTTTTATGGTAAAATTATTCAGATTAGTATGTGTCAAAACTATTGCCATATAAGTTTTTCTTAGATGGTATAGCTGACTTTTGCCTTCTATTTGATTTAACCTAATATTGCATTTTTTGGGATGCAGTGGACCCCTACAGGGCGTCGTCTTATTACTGGTTCACAGAGTGGTGAATTCACTCTCTGGAATGGGCAgtcttttaattttgagatgatTCTTCAGGTATTTCATGccaatttctttaattaaaaCTGCTAATGACTCACATACAACTcatattaattttcaaaaaaatgtgATTTCCCTCCAGGCTCATGATCAAGCAATCAGGTCAATGGTTTGGAGTCACAATGAGAATTGGATGGTCACAGGTGATGATGGTGGTGCCATCAAGTATGTTGCTTTTTCTACATACATGATTAGTGATGTTCATTGTTGGCATAGTTTTTTGCCTCTGCACAATCATCTATATGCATATAAAACCCtgtaaaatgttaattttcataaatacccttgATAGTGAATTTTTCTATAAGTATCTGTATATCTAGATGAGGACTTATCCAATTCATGGGTTCAATACTCATGGGCAATATTCAATGACACACGGATTTTTGTGTAGAAACTAAGTTTTTTGAGGGCATgcatgaaaattcaaaatttgcagtaatatatataaatggaaGTAAATAATTCTGCAGGAGTCTGTATGTAAttatcttgattttttttaaaattttataatttgggTTAATATCCTAAATGTGGACCCTTTGCTATCTAACTATTGCTAGGTACTGGCAAAATAACATGAACAATGTGAAGGCAAATAAATCTGCCCATAAGGAGTCTGTCCGTGACTTGAGGTGCATCTCATATAGTGTTCTTTTTCAGCTTATTAATGTAATGATTGATCTCTTaggttattaaaatttttatcttttaacaGCTTTTCTAGAACAGACCTGAAATTCTGTTCCTGCTCTGATGACACAACTGTTAAGGTTTGGGACTTCGCAAGGTGCCAAGAAGAGAGATCATTAACCGGTAATGTTTTAAAACTTTTCCTTGCCACTCATATTGCTGCTTTTTTCCACTTGCCACTGGAGTCCTATTCTTTCCTTATGTAGTATCTGTTTTGCTTTTAATAGGTCATTTAGATATcagcatttttgtttttttttcaatagagCATGCTTTAAGTAACCTGAATCTGTAAATTGTGCTTCAACTCAGACAGGCCATGGTTGGGATGTTAAAAGTGTGGATTGGCACCCAGCAAAGTCTTTACTTGTTTCAGGTATTTATACAATATCTATATTGTACATTAATTGGCAAATTTGTGGACCTCCAACTATCGGTCATTTTGGAACAGTTCCCTATATTTTggttatttattctatttttatatcTGAACCCTCTAAAAGAATATACTGTttgatttcttaaaattttgtcaATACTTCGGCCTTAAAACTTTTTTGGCTGAATAGTTTGTAACTTGACAGAATATagtcacattaaaaaaaaaaaaggttgagtTTGGTAGAAGTTGACTGAATATCAAACAGCATATTAGTTTTTAAGTTTCCAGGACCTGTATCCAAATGACATGCACATGGGGGCAGTCTTACCCTTTCAAAATTGTGGCCTGCAATTCTACTTTCTTTGCATGCATAACGGCAGGTGGAAAAGACAATCTTGTGAAACTCTGGGATGCAAAGACGGGTAGAGAGCTATGTTCTTTGTAAGTGCAATCTCATCGTTCTTATGACTATATGCTAATTGAATACTTTTGTGGTCACTGATTAGTCACATGTGCAGCCATGGTCACAAAAACACTGTTCTTTGTGTCAAATGGAATCAGAATGGGAATTGGGTATTGACTGCTTCGAAAGATCAGATAATTAAGGTTGATTCTTTATCATGCATATTAAACTCATTGATTACGAACTACTGATTTTACCTCTTTCGCCTTTTAAATTGCTGGTTGTGCTCGTATTCCTCAATATTGAACCAACTTCTGTTTCTTTGTCTTGCtttattgaaatttttgtgTTTTCATTACAGCTTTACGACATTAGATCCATGAAAGAACTTGAATCATTTCGTGGACACACCAAGGATATAACCGGTCAGTGGACATTTGTCATGCTTTCCATTTCATGTCACTCTTAGAAAAGATTAATGCTAAATGCATTTTGATtagtatttgttatatttttactcATGGATAGTTATCTACAATATTGTAACCTACTTTCCAGTTTATAAACAAGTTTCAGTAATATGTTCTGAAAGTTTTACTTTGAATTTGATTGTCAGTAAGCTTGACTAATGAGTTTTTTCTTACACTTTGCTTCCATGTTTTTCTAGCTTTGGCGTGGCATCCATTTCACGAAGAGTACTTTGTCAGTGGCAGCTTTGATGGATCTATCTTTCACTGGCTTGTTGGGTAATCTTTTGTTCTTCATTGATGATTGATTTTTTACATTGActgtataaataattaatttataattttttttaatccttgtCATTTGTCATTAAAAGTACCAGGATCAAAGTGAAACTTGCCAAAAAGTTCAGAAATTAGCTATGCAGTGTACCCAAATATTTTTAACTGGCTTTGTTTATTATGCCTTTTGCCATGTTTAAAAATCTCTTGAATGAATTCAATCTTCTACCTATCACTGTACAGTTTGCTAGTATATCACTGCATCCATAAAGAATATATTTCACCTTGAATCAGCGTCATAACTAGGATGAATGGTTATATCTATTTATGcgtatttctttttcttaagcACAGACTGCTTTTCTGTTCTGCAGGCATGAGACCCCTCAGGTTGAAATACCTGGGGCACATGATAATAGTGTGTGGGATCTTGCTTGGCATCCTGTTGGGTATCTACTTTGCAGGTGCGAATATCTTTAATTGGTTGATCATCGCTATGGGCTTCAATCtatatttatttgatatttttctatttatcctttttttcccctcttcttctctttatGTTATCAATCTATATCTGGCAATTATTATCTATTGTTGTCAAATTATGTATGCCTATTTATGCTATTCTATTTACCACAATTTGGTGGACTGCCTCTTTGGTGGATGCCAAAGGTTCCTTCCTGTAGAGGTTAACCTATTGtggtgtaacgacccagcccactagcaacaataactcgttgggcccaacaaccggcccaaaatgcttaagcccagttattattactagtgtctaagtctcatataaacccaatgacaacccctttcccatccgatgtgggactattggggtgtcacatgtGGCCTATGAGATAAAGTTAAAGTGCAACTTCTACTTCATAGAATGGtcattttttgtttgatttatcaGAAACTTTGGTGCATCTAATTATTGGAAAGCAGTAAtattattatcatcttttgATGGTTAGTTTGTGATATTTATGTCATGCCATAATATGCGCTTTATTGTTCCccctaaatttaacttttagagtaatttgaatcataattttattactGAGACTCAAAGTGTATGTCAGTAGGCGACAGTGTTAGTATTAATGTTTGTATTTTAGTATTAAAGCTATTCCATATTGTTGAAGCTTCAGCCCTGTTAATGAATTTCAGCTGCttcaacaagaaaaagaaactttttGACTATATGGATATTTGATCACATGCACTGGCTTCCAAAAAATGTTGTGAATGTGCCTTTCTCTTTTAGATAATCATTTTTTAGAGCAAGCTTATACATAAATGTCCTCAGGCTCATCTGCATTATTTCTCTTCAGTGGCAGCAACGATCACACAACAAAATTCTGGTGCAGAAACCGGCCGGGCGATCTCTCTCGTGACAAATATAGCTTTGGCCCAAATCCAGGTTCTTTTACTACAAATATGTAACAACttgattttatcaaaaaaaaaaaaactgaaaagttTTAATTCCTCTTTCCAGGTTTTGGCGACCAAAACCCTATGCTTCTGGGCCGGACTATGGGCAATTTCCCGGCCCATGAGCCTCCACCAACTCCGGGCCCATTAGGGACTATTCCTGGCATTGGAGTTGCGATGCCTTTAGACGGGCCCGATCAAGGAGAACAGAGGCCACATATTCCTGGTATTCTGCCACCTGGACAACCGCCTCTACCGCCGGGCCCGCATCCTTCTCTTTTGCAATCTGGGCAGCAGCAGCAAAGTTACCAACA encodes the following:
- the LOC109720656 gene encoding flowering time control protein FY, with amino-acid sequence MMYGERPPQPQQPPPPQQQQQGGGDFPRGPPPMRQPSASSTNYSHPAPTPYDVHADSFAAKRMRKLVQRRAVDYTSTVVRYVQARMWQRDARDRTVLQPTPAAVIDMLPPVANADNPSTSFAAKFVHVSTNKNKCSINRVLWTPTGRRLITGSQSGEFTLWNGQSFNFEMILQAHDQAIRSMVWSHNENWMVTGDDGGAIKYWQNNMNNVKANKSAHKESVRDLSFSRTDLKFCSCSDDTTVKVWDFARCQEERSLTGHGWDVKSVDWHPAKSLLVSGGKDNLVKLWDAKTGRELCSFHGHKNTVLCVKWNQNGNWVLTASKDQIIKLYDIRSMKELESFRGHTKDITALAWHPFHEEYFVSGSFDGSIFHWLVGHETPQVEIPGAHDNSVWDLAWHPVGYLLCSGSNDHTTKFWCRNRPGDLSRDKYSFGPNPGFGDQNPMLLGRTMGNFPAHEPPPTPGPLGTIPGIGVAMPLDGPDQGEQRPHIPGILPPGQPPLPPGPHPSLLQSGQQQQSYQQMPQQISQQISQNQQQQHPPFPQQLPLNTPPNLSHLQPPLQLPPLQHPHGPHQPPSQMPPMGISPSMPMPSSMAPLPPLPNPMVMQGSANQMMSPQMPQAHLMGLNQMQPGSVAGGNMPQMGGFPNNMANMQGAPGAAGLQNFPFGGMFNRPPQGQMPPLPGLNPYQPGMMGNMGLPQPPAPPLPRGSAPQ